In Paramormyrops kingsleyae isolate MSU_618 chromosome 18, PKINGS_0.4, whole genome shotgun sequence, the DNA window ATTTTTAACCAGCGTCTGTAGTTAAATATAACAGGTTTAACACAGTTTAATACACatctaaaataattttattgttGCCTGTTGTGTATTCTTGTGTTTTTGGCTCTGCCCCTGATACCCCACAGCATTCCTGTTTGTCATGACGCACGCGCCCGGAACGCAGACGAAtaggcaggaagccagggatcaggaacacggggtttaatcaaaGACAGAGCACGCAACAATACAGGCTGACAATACAACAGCTCTAACTTAGCTTAGACAAGCAACAACACACCGGAACACatcatagacaatgaaccactggggaactgaacagaagcaggaactaaaatactaaaggggtaacgatactaacacaggacaggtgagactaattgacaaagaccagggaaacagggcacaggtgaaactaataaactcaaaggaactaaaaaacagggaaactaagaactaaccaaggaaacataaaccaacactagggaactaaacaggtaaagacacaagcaggggcacaaggaaaaaaaccaaaaccaactacaaaatcagacacaaggactaacaaaactcaaatgaaacactagggagcaaaatacaaaaacagaggaggcaggatttgaacacaggacagaagggtactcaggacCGAAGgatacacagacaaccacatgctcaacacattaaGCCACACGACCAGACAGACAACCGGgcagaacaaagactaacataaagaatgggatgaccagcgacacctgctggtcaaacggggaagggacacggaaggaccacagcaggggctgaccctgacactgtTAGCCGGAATGTGAAGACCATTATtgcaaaacatttatttttcatatctGATGACTGAATGCCATGCGAGCTATGAAGCTTACAGTATTACGCAGATTAGTCACCAGCAGTGGGCCACAGCTGCAGCCTTGCCACCGCTGCTTGGTTGGGCTATCTAAGGACTACTGCTTCAAAGACATTTAGTTGCCcacaggggagtttctagctattgaaaattcatgggctaagtcaagtttacctggggcttgattttttttttttgaaggaagaaagtaggcatcggggctaaaatacctggggctatagccccgagtgaTTGGATTTAATGACGCCCATGGTTGCCCAGAATGCATTCTGGTAACAGTATCGGCCTTCTCCAGTGCAGATGAGCAGCCAGGTGTGTGTGGATATACCGTCGGACACGGAGGCCGTCCTGGGTAATGCCATGAGGCTCACCTGCATCTCCTGCATGAAGAGAGAGGAGATCAGTGCCAGGACACGAGTGGACTGGTATTACGTGACGGAGGCTAACAAAAGGATTCCGGTGGGTCCTGGTGGCTGCATTTGTTTATTACTCTCATaagtttttatttataacaaCGACAGCTATATATATTAAAGAATACCTTTATGGTAACTTTACAGTACAGCCACAAAATCATCTATGCAATTTTGGATGTAAGGAGATGCATATGTAAGGGTAGTCAATTAAGACTAAACATTTCCCCCAAGGTAAAACTGAGAATTCAACATTTGACATTAAAAATCTGTCAAACCCGAGGCTGTACAGATGGAGTATCGTCATGCCAAGATTTGATACTTTGCAAAAAGTTGATGTCACGAGGCTGGAATGAAAGATAAATGCAGGCTGGCTGACAAAAGGCCGTCGCTTTTCTGTGTCGCACGTCGGCAGATCTACGTGTTCGATGGGGTGCCGCAGGAAATCGACGGGCTGTGGAAGGGCCGAGTGATATGGAACGGCAGCAAGGACCTACAGGACCTGTCCATCAGCATCCAGAGGGTCACGGCCAACGATACGGGCACGTATGTGTGCGAGGTGCAGCGCCAGTTCCAGTTCGACTCCTACACGCCCTCCTTCACCTACAGCAAGGTCATCCATCTGGTCGTGAGTGAGGAAGGTAAAGGCCCTGAAACTTCAGAAATGCCACACGAAGTCGTTTTATTGAAATGAATGTTGTGGAATATTGTGATTTTGTTTTACTGCGGGGCAGTCAGTCGGAACCTGACGGCAGTGTACTCAGAGTACGTCATGTATGCCCTGCTGATGTTCCTGACTCTCTGGCTGCTGGTGGAGATGGTCTACTGCTACAGAAAGGTCTCC includes these proteins:
- the LOC111846241 gene encoding sodium channel regulatory subunit beta-3-like isoform X4, translated to MMSSQVCVDIPSDTEAVLGNAMRLTCISCMKREEISARTRVDWYYVTEANKRIPIYVFDGVPQEIDGLWKGRVIWNGSKDLQDLSISIQRVTANDTGTYVCEVQRQFQFDSYTPSFTYSKVIHLVVSEEVSRNLTAVYSEYVMYALLMFLTLWLLVEMVYCYRKVSKADARGQRNAFSNVL
- the LOC111846241 gene encoding sodium channel regulatory subunit beta-3-like isoform X2 yields the protein MANHVQMSSQVCVDIPSDTEAVLGNAMRLTCISCMKREEISARTRVDWYYVTEANKRIPIYVFDGVPQEIDGLWKGRVIWNGSKDLQDLSISIQRVTANDTGTYVCEVQRQFQFDSYTPSFTYSKVIHLVVSEEVSRNLTAVYSEYVMYALLMFLTLWLLVEMVYCYRKVSKADARGQRNAFSNVL
- the LOC111846241 gene encoding sodium channel regulatory subunit beta-3-like isoform X1, which translates into the protein MGPPAGNLFLFLALFVFDVQMSSQVCVDIPSDTEAVLGNAMRLTCISCMKREEISARTRVDWYYVTEANKRIPIYVFDGVPQEIDGLWKGRVIWNGSKDLQDLSISIQRVTANDTGTYVCEVQRQFQFDSYTPSFTYSKVIHLVVSEEVSRNLTAVYSEYVMYALLMFLTLWLLVEMVYCYRKVSKADARGQRNAFSNVL